The following are encoded together in the Lactuca sativa cultivar Salinas chromosome 1, Lsat_Salinas_v11, whole genome shotgun sequence genome:
- the LOC111876259 gene encoding agglutinin produces MMGDTIIFEECIALGPWGGGTQLVVKDWIFMPDGFIKKITIGYGRVIDYITFQSDTQSSTIGTAGKIGCQNCDMICIQYPNEYLTSISGAIGIHEGSQVVMSVCFHTNRRQYGPFGSAGVTGFSYDGNRGMIVGFHGRFGKFIDSIGIYVMPKSLALYRNCKSDDKSGHKLLITGLMPRDVGPWGASGGKLWDDGVFNHVKRVCVHLGKSYDVIYGVQFEYVKKDGKSFSSPVHGGGTGAEKTEQVDLDGVKEYLTGISGFYGPVEGFSGSKGITSIAFHTNKKMYGPYGKERGEAGYAYFTSTASPGKIVGFHGRKSDFLIAIGVHMEYF; encoded by the exons ATGATG GGAGATACAATCATTTTTGAAGAATGCATAGCTCTTGGACCATGGGGTGGTGGTACACAACTAGTGGtgaaagattggatttttatgccAGACGGGTTTATTAAAAAGATTACAATTGGATATGGAAGGGTTATTGATTACATAACATTCCAAAGTGACACTCAGAGCTCCACTATCGGTACAGCTGGCAAGATTGggtgccaaaattgtgacatg ATTTGCATTCAATACCCAAATGAATATTTAACTTCGATAAGTGGGGCGATTGGCATCCATGAAGGTTCTCAAGTAGTGATGTCGGTATGCTTTCACACAAATAGGAGACAGTATGGCCCATTTGGCTCTGCGGGTGTCACTGGTTTCTCATACGATGGTAATAGGGGGATGATTGTTGGGTTTCATGGACGTTTTGGCAAATTCATTGATTCAATTGGGATATATGTGATGCCTAAATCACTAGCATTATATCGAAACTGTAAATCTGATGACAAATCCGGACATAAG TTGTTGATAACGGGATTAATGCCGAGGGATGTAGGACCTTGGGGGGCTTCTGGAGGTAAACTCTGGGATGATGGAGTTTTCAACCATGTCAAACGAGTATGTGTTCACTTGGGGAAGTCTTATGATGTGATATATGGCGTCCAATTTGAATATGTTAAAAAAGATGGTAAATCCTTTTCGTCACCTGTGCATGGTGGTGGAACAGGTGCAGAGAAAACAGAACAG GTTGATTTGGATGGTGTGAAAGAGTATTTGACTGGGATCTCGGGGTTTTATGGACCCGTTGAGGGATTTAGTGGATCGAAAGGTATAACATCAATTGCTTTTCACACAAACAAGAAGATGTATGGGCCTTACGGAAAAGAAAGGGGTGAAGCAGGGTATGCTTATTTCACCTCTACTGCATCTCCTGGGAAAATTGTTGGTTTTCATGGCAGAAAATCTGACTTTCTTATCGCAATTGGTGTTCATATGGAGTATTTCTGA